GTGCTCGGTGCGGTCGAGGCCGATGCCCTCGGCGCCGAAGTCGCGGGACAGCTTGGCGTCGGCGGGGTTGTCGGCGTTGGCGCGCACGCCTATGTTGCGGCCGCGCGAGGCGTCGACGCGCACAGCGTCGGCCCACTCGAGGATGGTCTCGAGGTCTCCGGTGAGCTCGGGGCGGGTCAGGGTGACGGCACCCAAGATGACGTCGCCGGTTGTGCCGTTGATGGAGATGACGTCGCCCTCGTGGAGCACGACGTCGGTGCCGGAGACGGCGACCTCCTTGTTCCTGGCGTCGATGCGCAGCGCCTCGGCACCGCAGACGCAGGGGGCGCCCATGCCGCGAGCGATGACGGCCGCGTGGCTCGTCTTGCCTCCGTGGCTCGTGAGGATGCCCTCGGCCGCGACCATGCCCTTGAGGTCATCGGGCGTGGTCTCCCAGCGCACGAGGATGCAGGGCTGGTCCTTGTTGGCGCAGTGGACGGCGTCGTCGGCCGAGAAGACGATCTGTCCCACGGCGGCGCCCGGCGAGGCGTTCATGCCCTTGGTGAGGACCTTGAAGTCGGCCTTCGGGTCGAACTGCGGGTGCAGGAGCTGGTCGAGCTGGGACGGGGCGACCCGCATGACCGCCTGCTCCTTGGAGATGCGGCCCTCCTTCTCGAACTGCATGGCGATGGCGAGCGCGGCCATGGCGGTGCGCTTGCCCACGCGGGTCTGGAGCATCCAGAGCTTGCCCTGCTCGATGGTGAACTCGATGTCCATCATGTCGCGGTAGTGCTCCTCAAGCGTGAGGAAGATCTCGTCGAGCTGCTTGCCCGCCTCCTCGAGGCCCTCGACGTGCTTGAGGTCGGCGATGGGCTCGGTGTTGCGGATGCCCGCCACGACGTCCTCGCCCTGGGCGTTGACCAGGAAGTCGCCGTAGAACTCCTTGGTGCCGTCGGCGGGGTTGCGCGTGAAGGCCACGCCCGTCGCGGAGGTGTCGCCCTTGTTGCCGAAGACCATGACCTGGACGTTGACGGCCGTGCCGAGCTCGTCGGAGATCTTGTTCTGCTTGCGGTAGATGATGGCGCGCTCGTTCATCCAGCTGCCGAAGACGGCCTCGATGGAGAGGCGCAGCTGCAGCTTGGGATCCTGCGGGAACTCCGCGCGCCCGTCGACGGTGACCTCGGGGTGGGCATGCGAGTCGACGTTGACCGCGAAGATCTGCTTGAAGGTCTGCGCGAGGTCCTCGAGGTCATCAGCCGAGAGCTCGGTGTCGAGCTTGACGCCGACCTCGGCCTTCTTGGCGTTGATGGCATCCTCGAAGAGCTGGCCGTCGACGCCCATGACGACGCCGGAGAACATCTGGATGAAGCGACGGTAGGAGTCCCAGCCAAAGCGGGCGTTGCCGGTCTGCTCGATGATGCCGTGGACCGAGACGTCGTTCAGGCCGAGGTTCAAGACCGTGTCCATCATGCCCGGCATGGAGAAGGGCGCGCCGGAGCGCACGGAGACGAGCAGCGGGTCGGTGGGGTCGCCGAGCTGCTTGCCCATGCGCCCCTCGAGGTCAACGCGGGCGGCGTCAATCTCGTCGAGGACGCCGGCGGGCCAGGTGTTGTCCGAGGTGGAGTACGCGACGCAGGTCTGGCAGGTGATGGAGAATCCCGGGGGGACCGGGAGGCCGATGCGGGCCATCTCGGCGAGGTTGGCGCCCTTGCCACCGACGATCCACTTCGAGACGTCGACGGTCTCGCCCGCCAGCTCGGTGGCGTCCACGCCGTCGGCACCGACGCCGAAGCGGTACACGTGCTTTTCAGCCATACTGTCCTCTTTTGCTTTCCTGGGTTCCAGACACGCCCGCGGGGACGTGCACTTACTACGGGTTCACGCGCAGGGGCCCAACCCCGCGCCATCTGAATATGGTAGCAAGCTCACCTGCTCAGAGCTGCTCATTTAGATATTCGGTCACTGATGGCGGGTAAACGGCCGTCCGCGAACAAAGAGCAGGCCCAGGCGTGCAGCCTGGGCCTGATGGTAGTAATATGGAGCTGATTTTCGATTATTTGCCCTCGGGCTCCTCGTTGAAGACGGCACCAATCGCATGGGTAGGCTCCTCACCCGTGAGGGTGGAGAGCACCGTGACCGCCGGGCCCAGAAGGTCAATCGAGGGGATGCCGCGCCGGTCGAGCTCACGGCGAATCTCGCGCCGCAGGATGCCGTTGGCAAAGGTGTGAAACACCGCGCTCGGGCGGTCCGGGTCGAAGTCCTCGTCGAAGTAGGCGCGTACGGTATTGACGTCCTTGACGTTCGAGAGGCGTCTGATCTCGACGGACCCGTCGCCGAACTGGGCCGCGGCCGCCATGACGACCGTGTTGGCCGTCTCGCCGCGCGAGTCCGACAAGACGTAGATGAGCGGAACCGCCTGCTCGAAGGCATCGTCGTCCAAATCAAGCGTAGTCATCGCGAGTCCTCCTGTAGCCGTGGTCATGCCTGGGCGCGGATGCCCGAGCCCACCCTATCCTACTTCTTACGCGAGAGCGCGCCAATATCGGCGACGCCCACGAAGACTTCAACGAAGCGGTTGAGCAGGCGCAGGCGGTTCTCTCGCTTCGCAGTATCCTCATCCATGACGAGGACGTCGTCGAAGAATCGGTCGATGGGCGCCTTGAGCCCGGCAAGGGCCCCCAGACAGCCCGCGAAGTCTCCGGCTGCCAGGAGGCGCGCGACCTCTGACGAGCCCCGCTCGCACGCCGCGAGCAGCGCGCGCTCGGCCCCGCCGAGAAGCCCCGCGTCCACGGAGGTGCCCAGGCTCGCGTCGGCGAGGTGGGCGGCGCGGGCGTAGGCCTGCGCGAGGTCCTCGAAGAGCTCCGGGCTCGTGCGGCGCGCGTCCTCGAGGGCGTGGGCCCGAGAGAGGAAGACGGAGGGGTCGACGACGCCGGCCGCCGAGACGGCCTCGACGGTGTCCGGCGAGACGTGCTCGTCGCGCGCGATCGAGGCGAGGCGTCCCTGGAAGTAGGTCGCGACGGCCCGCTCGGCGGTGCCGCGATCGAAGGCGAGGCCCTGCTCCTCGTAGGCGTCGAGCGCGCAAAACACCAGGGCGGCCAGGTTGGCGAGAGGCGCCTCGCGCAGCATGGCGATCACGCCGATGGTGCTGCGGCGCACCGCAAAGGGGTCCGACGAGCCCGTGGGCGGCTGCTCGATGGCGAACATGCCGCAGATCGTGTCGAGCTTGTCGGCGACGGCCACGCAGGTCCCCACGGGGCCCTGGGGCAGGCGGTCCCCCGCGAAGCGCGGGCGATACTGGTCGCGGATGGCCCGGGCGACCTCGACGGGCTCGCCGTCGTGCGCGGCGTAGTAGCCGCCCATGACGCCCTGCTGGCTCGTGAACTCGACGACCGCCTGCGTCACGAGGTCGGCCTTGGCGAGCAGCGCCGCGCGGCCGGCCTGGGCGGCCTGGGCCTCGTCAAGCAGAAGCGAGCGGCGGGCGACCTCGGGGGCGAGGCGCTCCATGCGCTCAGCCTTCTGGAGCATGGAGCCGAGCCGCTCCTGGAAGGTGACCTCGGCGAGGCGGGGCAGGTAGGCCTCGAGCGGACGCTTGAGGTCCTCCTCGTAGAAGAACTTGGCGTCGTCGAGGCGGGCGCGCACGACGCGCTCGTTGCCGTCGACGACGCGCGCGCTGTTCTCGGGACGCGTGTTGGAGACGACCACGAACTCGCGCGTGAGGGCGCCAGAGGCGTCGTAGATCGGGAAGTAGCGCTGGTTGGAGAGCATCGACTCGCAGATGATCTCGTGGGGCACCTCGAGGAACTCGGCGTCGAAGGTTCCCACGACGACCGTCGGCCACTCGCAGAGGTTCACGACCTCGTCAAGGACCTTCTTGGGGGTGTCGACGCGCGAGCCGGGGCGCGCGGCCTCGACCCCGGCGATACCGGCCGCGATGGCCGAGCGCCGGCGCTCCTCCGAGAGCACGCCCGCTGCCTCGAGGACCCCCTCGTAGGCGGCCGGCTCGCAGACCACGTGCTCCCCCGGGCCCAGGACGCGATGGCCGCGGGTGGTGTTGGAGCTCGTCACGTCCGCATAGGTGACGGGCACGACCTCGCTGCCGAGAAGGGCGCAGATCCAGCGGATCGGGCGCACGAAGGTCTGGTGCTGGGTGCCCCAGCGCTGGCTGCGGTAGTTGGGCCACTCGAGGGAGCCGATGAGGCGCTCCGAGAGCGCGGAGAGGATGGGCAGCGCGGGCGCGGAGGCGATGCTCTTCTCGGCGAAGACGTACTCGCGGCCGTCGGAGTCCTGGCGGCGCACGAGCGCCTCGGCGCCCACGCCGCACTTGCGGGCGAAGCCGGCGGCGGCCCTGGTGGGCGCGCCGGACTCGTCGAAGGCGATCTTGGCGGCCGGGCCGCGCTTTACTTCGTGGACCTCCTCGGTCGCGCAGGCGACGTCCGCCACGAGGGCGGCGAGCCGGCGCGGGCTCGAGATCACGCGCACCTCCCCGTGCGCGAGGCCCGCCTCGTCGAGGCCGTCGCGCACGAGCCTCTCGAGCTGGCGCACCGCGCCCATGAGCGGCGCCGAGGGCATCTCCTCGCAGCCGATCTCGAGCAGGAAGTCACGGGTCTCAGCCATCTAGGCCACCTCTTCGTTCGATGTGCGCGCGCCGGCGACCTCTTCGAGGTAGGCCTCGCAGCAGGCCTTGGCGACGGCGCGCACGCGCAGGATGTAGTTGGCGCGTTCGACGGCGGACAGGGCGCCGCGGGCGTCGAGCAGGTTGAAGGCGTGGGAGCACTTCATGACGCAGTCGTAGGCCGGCAGGGGCAGGCGGCGCTCGAGGCAGCTTTGGCACTCCCCCTCGTAGTCGTCGAACTTCTGCCGCATCATCCCCACGTTGGCGACCTCGAAGTTGTAGGTCGAGAACTCTCGCTCGTTCTCCAGGAAGACGTCGCCGTAGGTCATAGGGGTGCCGTCGGGCAGATAGCTCCACACGAGGTCGTAGACCGAGCTCACGCCCTGGGCGTACATGGCGATGCGCTCGAGGCCATAGGTGATCTCGACGGGCACGGGGTCGACCTCGATGCCGCCCACCTGCTGGAAGTAGGTGAACTGCGTCACCTCCATGCCGTTGAGCCAGACCTCCCAGCCCAGCCCCCACGCGCCCAGGGTGGGGCTTTCCCAGTCGTCCTCGACGAAGCGCACGTCATGAAGGTCGGGGTCGAGCCCGATGGCCGCCAGCGAGCCGAGGTAGAGGTCCTGGGAGTCGGCGGGGGACGGCTTGAGCAGGACCTGGAACTGGTAGTAGTGCTGAAGGCGGTTGGGGTTCTCGCCGTAGCGTCCGTCGGCGGGGCGGCGGCACGGCTGAGGGTAGCAGGTGCGCCACGCGGAGGGGCCCAGCGAGCGCAGGGTCGTGGCCGTGTGGAAGGTGCCCGCGCCCACCTCGGAGTCGTAGGGCTGCATGAGCGTGCACCCCTGTACCGCCCAGTAGCGCTCGAGCGCAAGAATCATGTCTTGGAACGTAAGCGCGTTGTCGCTCATATCGTCCTTTTCCTGTTTGATCCGACGCGCCTAGAGCCCGGCGACGTCGGCGAGGGGCCAGTAGATGAAAAGCGCCCTCGATGTTACGTCATCGACGCTCACGGCGCCGAAGTAGCGCGAGTCCTTCGAGTTGGTGCGGTTGTCGCCCATGACCCAGACGCAGCTGGCCGGGACCGTGTAGGGATAGGTGATCTGCGCTGCGCCCGCGAGGTCCGACAGGGAGTAGCTGAGCTTGCCGAGGGTGTAGGGCTCGTCAAGGGCGACGCCGTCCACGTACACGAAGCCGTCTCTGAGGTCCACGCTCTGGCCCGCGACCGCGATGACGCGTTTGATGAGGGTCTGGTCGTCAAGCGGGCTGTCGAAGGTCACGATGTCGCCGGGCTGGGGACCCTCGAAGTGAAGCGTCACCCGCTCCCCGACGAGCAGGTCGCCTTCCTGGATGGTCTCGAGCATGGAGCCCGAGGGGACCAGGTAGGTGCCAAAGACGAAGGTCCGCAGCAGAAGGGCCGCAGCGAGGGCAAGCCCGACGCACCCCACGAGCCACCAGACGCCGCCCGTGCCCCTTCGGTCACGCTCGGCCATCGCAGGGACCTCCCTCTCTCCGGGCCTCGCGCGCGCGGGCCCACTCGTCGTCCGTGAGCCCCGCGCCGTCGAGCAGGTCGGGCCTCCAGCGAGCGGTGCGCTCAAGCGCGTCGGCGCGGCGCCAGGCGTCCACGCGGGCGTGGTCGCCCGAGAGCAGGACCTCGGGGACGTCCATCCCGCGATAGCTCGCCGGGCGCGTGTACTGCGCGTACTCGAGCAGGCTCGCCGAGAAGGACTCGTCCTGGGCGCTCGCCTCGTCTCCCAGGGCCCCGGGCAGAAGCCGCACGCAGGCGTCGATGAGGACGAGCGCCGCGAGCTCGCCCCCGGTCAGGACGTAGTCGCCCAGGGAGACGACGTCGTCGGCCAGGGAGTAGGCGCGCTCGTCGACGCCCTCGTAGCGCGCGCAGACGAGCAGCACGCGCGGCGTGCGGGCGAGGTCGGCGGCATAGCCCTGATCGAAGGGGCGGCCACAGGGCGAGAAGAACACCACGCGCGGCCGCGCCTCGCCGCGCGCGCTGAGGTCCTCGACGGCCTCGAAGATCGGCGCGGGCTTCATGAGCATGCCGGGGCCCCCGCCGAAGGGGGCGTCATCGACCGTCCGATGGCGATCATGGGTCCAGTCTCGCAGGTCATGGGCCTGAAATGAGAAGATCCGCGCCCTTCTCGCGCGCCCCATGATGGAAGCGTCGAGGTAGGGGTCGAAGACCTCGGGGAAGACGGAGAGGGCCTCGAAGCGCATCAGAGTCCGTCCTTTCCGCCCGGCCACGTCAGGCCGTCCGGCACGCGCAGCGTGATGGGGCCGGACTCGGGAAGCGCGGAGACGACCTCGTCGATGACGGGCAGGATCACCTCTCCGGCGGGCGTGCGCACGCACCAGGCGTCATTTGCGGGGCCGACCATGATCTCCTCGATCCATCCGCACTCGTCGGTGCCCTCCACGCGCACCTCGCGCCCCACGAGCGCGGACGCGTCGTGCAGGGCGAGGTCGGCCGGTAGGTCGCTCGCGCGGGCGAGCAGGGTCTTTCCCACGAGCCCCTCGGCGTCGCCGAGCGTGGTCGCTCCCGAGAGGGCAACGAGCTGGCCCGAGCGACCGCCGTCGGAGCAGGCGTCCACGACGTGCCAGCGCCCGTCCCCGAGCGCGGGCGGCACGACGGCCACCTCGAGCCCCGCGCGCACAAGCGAGGGAAGGCCGTCCACGCAAACCGTGACGACCTCCCCCTTTCTCCCATGCGGCTTGACCACGCGGGCTATGGCTCTGAAGCGCTCGTACATGCGGTCCTAGCCTACGACCTCAACCTCGACCGCCGTGCCCACGCGCTGACCGAGGGCGCGGGCGAGGGTGCGAATGGCCTTGATGGTACGGCCCTTGCGCCCGATGACGCGACCGGCGTCCTGCTCGGAGCAGGTGACCTCGATGAGCGAGCCCGCCTCGGAGTCCGTCACGTCCAAGGTGACCGAGTCCTCGTCGTCGACGAGCCCGCATACGATGAACTCGACGAGGTCGCAGACCTTGTCGGAGGGCAGCTCGGACTCATTCACGCCCGTGGGGGCCTCGTCTGTGGCTTCCATCCGGGCCACGCTACTCGGCGTCGGCCTTGGCAGCCGCCGCCTTGGCAGCGGCCTTCTTGGAGAGCTTGGCCTTCTTCTCCACGACGGGCTGGCCGTTGCGCACGACGTCGACGAGATGGGAGACGGCACTGGAGGGCTGGGCGCCCTTGGAGACCCACTCGTCGACCTTCTCGAGGTTGATGTCGATGGTCTTGGGGTTGGTCAGCGGGTTGTAGCGACCGATCTCCTCGATGTAGCGACCGTCGCGTGGCATGCGGCCGTCGCAGACGACGACGCGGTAGTACGGGCGCTTCTTGGCACCGTGACGGGCCAGGCGAATCTTAACTGCCAATGAAAACTCCTCCAGACGAGCGATGCGCGTAGTGGGTAGGTTGGCCGCACCGCAAAGCCACAAAACAGTTACTCATCATACGACTCTTCACGACGGCCGCAAGATGCAGTTTTTGTGAACCGGGCCCCCGCGCGTCGAGCCGGCGCGCTGCGGTTCAGTGCCCTTTAAGGGTTGATGGGTAGGATAGCACACACGACGTAGCCAGCAACCGTGCGGAGGGATGGCCATGAACATACTTGTCGTCGAGGACGAGCGCAACCTTGCCGATGCGATCGTGCGCATCTTGAGCGACGCCTCGTACAACGCCGAAGCCGTCTACGACGGGAAGGCTGCCCTGCGCTCCGCGCTCTCGGACGCCTACGACGCCATCGTCCTCGACGTGATGCTTCCCGGCATGAACGGCAACGAGGTCGTCCACGAGATGCGCCGCCAGAACGTGAGCACCCCGGTTCTGCTGCTCACCGCGCGCACCTCCACCTCCGACAAGGTCGAGGGGCTCGACGCAGGCGCGGACGACTACATGACCAAGCCCTTTGAGGCCCCCGAGCTGCTCGCGCGCCTGCGCGCCCTCACGCGCCGGCGCGGCGAGGTCCTGCTCGACGAGGTCAGCTTCGCCGACGTCACCCTCGACCTCACCACGCACGACCTCGCGTGCGAGGACCACTCGGTGCACCTGTCGGGCAAGGAGTTCGAGGTGATGAGCATCCTCATGAGCTCGAGCGCCCGCGTGGTCTCCAAGCAGGACCTGCTCACCCGCGTCTGGGGCGCCGACGCGGAGGCGTCGGAGAACTCCGTCGAGGCCTACGTCTCCTTCCTGCGCAAGAAGCTCGGCCACATCGGGTCCAAGGTCCAGATCACCACGCTCAGGATGCTCGGCTATCGTCTCGAGGTCTTCGACGACTAGCGTCGAGGAGACGTCATGCTCACCAAGCTGCGCCATGAGTTCGTAGCCATCACGATGGCCCTCGTGGGCGTGGTGCTCGTCGTCGCCCTGGGCTCGACGCTGCTCGCGAGTGCCTCGCGTCAGCGCTCTCTCACCCGCGAGAGTCTCGAGCGCG
This is a stretch of genomic DNA from Thermophilibacter immobilis. It encodes these proteins:
- a CDS encoding kinase/pyrophosphorylase: MTTLDLDDDAFEQAVPLIYVLSDSRGETANTVVMAAAAQFGDGSVEIRRLSNVKDVNTVRAYFDEDFDPDRPSAVFHTFANGILRREIRRELDRRGIPSIDLLGPAVTVLSTLTGEEPTHAIGAVFNEEPEGK
- the rpsP gene encoding 30S ribosomal protein S16; this encodes MAVKIRLARHGAKKRPYYRVVVCDGRMPRDGRYIEEIGRYNPLTNPKTIDINLEKVDEWVSKGAQPSSAVSHLVDVVRNGQPVVEKKAKLSKKAAAKAAAAKADAE
- a CDS encoding response regulator transcription factor, which translates into the protein MNILVVEDERNLADAIVRILSDASYNAEAVYDGKAALRSALSDAYDAIVLDVMLPGMNGNEVVHEMRRQNVSTPVLLLTARTSTSDKVEGLDAGADDYMTKPFEAPELLARLRALTRRRGEVLLDEVSFADVTLDLTTHDLACEDHSVHLSGKEFEVMSILMSSSARVVSKQDLLTRVWGADAEASENSVEAYVSFLRKKLGHIGSKVQITTLRMLGYRLEVFDD
- a CDS encoding ribosome maturation factor RimM, with amino-acid sequence MYERFRAIARVVKPHGRKGEVVTVCVDGLPSLVRAGLEVAVVPPALGDGRWHVVDACSDGGRSGQLVALSGATTLGDAEGLVGKTLLARASDLPADLALHDASALVGREVRVEGTDECGWIEEIMVGPANDAWCVRTPAGEVILPVIDEVVSALPESGPITLRVPDGLTWPGGKDGL
- the trmD gene encoding tRNA (guanosine(37)-N1)-methyltransferase TrmD codes for the protein MRFEALSVFPEVFDPYLDASIMGRARRARIFSFQAHDLRDWTHDRHRTVDDAPFGGGPGMLMKPAPIFEAVEDLSARGEARPRVVFFSPCGRPFDQGYAADLARTPRVLLVCARYEGVDERAYSLADDVVSLGDYVLTGGELAALVLIDACVRLLPGALGDEASAQDESFSASLLEYAQYTRPASYRGMDVPEVLLSGDHARVDAWRRADALERTARWRPDLLDGAGLTDDEWARAREARREGGPCDGRA
- the glyS gene encoding glycine--tRNA ligase subunit beta, whose product is MAETRDFLLEIGCEEMPSAPLMGAVRQLERLVRDGLDEAGLAHGEVRVISSPRRLAALVADVACATEEVHEVKRGPAAKIAFDESGAPTRAAAGFARKCGVGAEALVRRQDSDGREYVFAEKSIASAPALPILSALSERLIGSLEWPNYRSQRWGTQHQTFVRPIRWICALLGSEVVPVTYADVTSSNTTRGHRVLGPGEHVVCEPAAYEGVLEAAGVLSEERRRSAIAAGIAGVEAARPGSRVDTPKKVLDEVVNLCEWPTVVVGTFDAEFLEVPHEIICESMLSNQRYFPIYDASGALTREFVVVSNTRPENSARVVDGNERVVRARLDDAKFFYEEDLKRPLEAYLPRLAEVTFQERLGSMLQKAERMERLAPEVARRSLLLDEAQAAQAGRAALLAKADLVTQAVVEFTSQQGVMGGYYAAHDGEPVEVARAIRDQYRPRFAGDRLPQGPVGTCVAVADKLDTICGMFAIEQPPTGSSDPFAVRRSTIGVIAMLREAPLANLAALVFCALDAYEEQGLAFDRGTAERAVATYFQGRLASIARDEHVSPDTVEAVSAAGVVDPSVFLSRAHALEDARRTSPELFEDLAQAYARAAHLADASLGTSVDAGLLGGAERALLAACERGSSEVARLLAAGDFAGCLGALAGLKAPIDRFFDDVLVMDEDTAKRENRLRLLNRFVEVFVGVADIGALSRKK
- a CDS encoding glycine--tRNA ligase subunit alpha is translated as MSDNALTFQDMILALERYWAVQGCTLMQPYDSEVGAGTFHTATTLRSLGPSAWRTCYPQPCRRPADGRYGENPNRLQHYYQFQVLLKPSPADSQDLYLGSLAAIGLDPDLHDVRFVEDDWESPTLGAWGLGWEVWLNGMEVTQFTYFQQVGGIEVDPVPVEITYGLERIAMYAQGVSSVYDLVWSYLPDGTPMTYGDVFLENEREFSTYNFEVANVGMMRQKFDDYEGECQSCLERRLPLPAYDCVMKCSHAFNLLDARGALSAVERANYILRVRAVAKACCEAYLEEVAGARTSNEEVA
- the lepB gene encoding signal peptidase I → MAERDRRGTGGVWWLVGCVGLALAAALLLRTFVFGTYLVPSGSMLETIQEGDLLVGERVTLHFEGPQPGDIVTFDSPLDDQTLIKRVIAVAGQSVDLRDGFVYVDGVALDEPYTLGKLSYSLSDLAGAAQITYPYTVPASCVWVMGDNRTNSKDSRYFGAVSVDDVTSRALFIYWPLADVAGL
- a CDS encoding KH domain-containing protein, whose protein sequence is MEATDEAPTGVNESELPSDKVCDLVEFIVCGLVDDEDSVTLDVTDSEAGSLIEVTCSEQDAGRVIGRKGRTIKAIRTLARALGQRVGTAVEVEVVG
- the ppdK gene encoding pyruvate, phosphate dikinase encodes the protein MAEKHVYRFGVGADGVDATELAGETVDVSKWIVGGKGANLAEMARIGLPVPPGFSITCQTCVAYSTSDNTWPAGVLDEIDAARVDLEGRMGKQLGDPTDPLLVSVRSGAPFSMPGMMDTVLNLGLNDVSVHGIIEQTGNARFGWDSYRRFIQMFSGVVMGVDGQLFEDAINAKKAEVGVKLDTELSADDLEDLAQTFKQIFAVNVDSHAHPEVTVDGRAEFPQDPKLQLRLSIEAVFGSWMNERAIIYRKQNKISDELGTAVNVQVMVFGNKGDTSATGVAFTRNPADGTKEFYGDFLVNAQGEDVVAGIRNTEPIADLKHVEGLEEAGKQLDEIFLTLEEHYRDMMDIEFTIEQGKLWMLQTRVGKRTAMAALAIAMQFEKEGRISKEQAVMRVAPSQLDQLLHPQFDPKADFKVLTKGMNASPGAAVGQIVFSADDAVHCANKDQPCILVRWETTPDDLKGMVAAEGILTSHGGKTSHAAVIARGMGAPCVCGAEALRIDARNKEVAVSGTDVVLHEGDVISINGTTGDVILGAVTLTRPELTGDLETILEWADAVRVDASRGRNIGVRANADNPADAKLSRDFGAEGIGLDRTEHMFLGDRKEIIQSFILADEPGAKQQALGQLLKVQTEDFLGMFEAMDGKAVIVRLLDPPLHEFLDDPRAYAIDLAHAEDRGESRIQLKARRDMLARLDSFQEVNPMLGLRGCRLGIVYPELTEMQVRAIAGAAAQLKKRGLNPKPEIMVPLVSTVEELKVVREQIGDVIEGVCEQTGVELSIPVGCMIEIPRAAVTADEIGEYADFFSFGTNDLTQMGFGFSRDDVESAFIPLYLSKKILKANPFETLDAGVAKLVKLGVEGGHEANDKIVCGVCGETGGDPDSIQMYYDLGLDYVSCSPYRVPIARLAAAQAKIVSNGGAKKRA